The Parus major isolate Abel chromosome 27, Parus_major1.1, whole genome shotgun sequence DNA segment TTCTCTCATATAATTCAGCTTTGACAGCTCATTAGGATCAGAGGAGCTAGGGGTTTTAACTCAAAGGCTGAAATCTTGCTTTGCAAGAGGCATTCAGAGCATCTTTATAAGTCTCTGTTTCAGCACTGTGCAGGTATTCAACACAAGCCTGGCAACAAAGAGTATTTGATGAATTTATTTGCTAGTGGAAATTGCCTGTGAAAAATTACAGTGGTTTCTGCTTTAAAGAAATACCTCTAATTACACTTCACTTCAAGGTGATATGATTTTACCTGGAACTAGGATTGAAATTCCTGAACTACACACtcacagaaataataaagacGACACAAAATTCTGTTGAAAcaggttggatttttttcctgaattttcacCAGTTTTCAAAAAAGTACAAAACCTCAAGGACTGTAACAATGTAGCACTTGGAAAAAGAGTCTAGTGTGtacaaaaacaaacatgtttttgttttagggGTGGGGAGGGGTTTATATTTATCTGGgtcctttccttcctccaccGTAGCGTGAAAGAAGAAAGTACCAGTTTATTTAACAGGATAGCtcagaaaaataaggaagaacATGCTTTCCCTGTTACAAAACTACCAGAAGATGCATGCTCAAGGTCCAAAACACAACAGACTGACATTTTTTAGCATGCAGACTTTGTTTAATGACCCACACAGCACTTCTCCTCCCCTGTCATCTCAAAGATAAGGTCTGTGTCCTGTATTTTGCTCTCCCATtagtttgttcttttgttttctttttgtaatgatttatttgccttttatttttttagcccTAAATTCCAGGTAGCGGTATCCAAGGTAACAGCAGTCAAGAGTCTAGATCTCCACATTAGCACTGTTTCTGCAAGTTTCATGAAAAACTTAAGCCATTTCTGCATGCAACAAAATGCTGGTCATTAATTGTACTTCACATAGCTCTGGAGTGGTTTCCACATTTGCCACCACATTTTCTTGACTGGGAAGAGCAGGTTTGCTTTCCCATGGACACAGACAGACTAAAAGacccctctccccttcccactCCCCCCAGTTGCCCCAAACACATGGGAATGTGCATCTCAACACCAGGTCCAGACAGTTCACTTGCCTACAAGAGCCCGGTGGCTTCAGTAAAGTCCCATGATTGCAGCGCCCACATCCTTGGAAGGTCGTCGGTCCTTCACCAGAAAGTTAATCATGCTCTCTGACTTGATGAGCAAGTTGCAGCCCAAAAAGAAGATGCCAAACATCACAGTCAAGGAGAGGATGCAGAGGACAGCAATCTGTACCACTCTCGTGATGAAAAGGCTCCTCTCGTCGGGTGCCAGGACCAAGGAGCCGCCATCAGTCACAAGCACCGTGCTGGTCCCATTGCAGCAGGCCATGAGCATCCCCAAGCCCTGAGTCCTGTTGGGgtcagctgcctgctccagaaGAGTATGGTTGAAAAAGGATCCATTCATGGTCTATGTGTGACCCCCAGTCTTCAGGAAAGGTAAAAGGGAAGCTTGTTATCCCCCTGTCCACCCTTCACAGGCCAGGGCTTGGCAGCTCCAAGCCgccttcctgcctttcctccctCAGTGCCCGGGATGGAGAGGGAACTTCCTAAAGGCTGTGAGCAGGTGGGAAGCCAGTCCGTGCAGCTGACGGATGGCTAGATCCCGGATCCCTCCTGTCACAGCATTAGCACGAGCCCCCAAACAAGCAAAAGGAGcgagagagaaaaggagaaagggactTGGGGGGGAGGACAGTAGCTGGGGATAACCCCATGCCCCCTGCCCTCCCAACCCGCCCCTGAAACAGCAGAGTGGTGCTGCCGGATCCCAGGCTTTCTCCCGCAGGAAGAAGAGCTGGTATCTGCCGGCTGGGAGCTCCACAAATGCAAGTTACAAGCTAAAAGTCTCCAGCGTGctcaaagaaaaaacagcaactCCACCCACTTCCAGCCTCGCCACAGGCCCGCCTTCCTCCCCCTCCACGTtcaccctgctgcccacccttCCCCATCTCTCCCTGCCACAGGTGTCCCACACTGCCCGCACCCACTCCTGTGCCACCCCCAGGTGGGGGCTGACCCCTAAGGCCCTGCAGAGTGGTGCCTAACTCATCCCCCCCTCCAGCCCTCCCACCTGTTCCCAAAAGCATCCTGCATGGTCAGTGTTCATCCCAGACTGCTGGCAGGTCCCACTGCAGGCTCCTGTAAGCCTCAGGTCAATGCTGCTGTCACCAATCTCCAATTGCTGCTCTGCGCCACCCACTCCTTCTCTGAGCAGCGTGGCCCAATCCAGCCAGtccacccccagctctgcttggTGATGCCTGTCCTGTGCCTGCAGAGAAGAGCTGGATCCATCCCCTCTCTGCATCCTGTTCCTCTGTCTGGGGGCTTCTTCCTCAGGGCACATGgtctccctctcctccccttcccacttCAGCTCCTCCAGAGGGGAgctctgtgcagtgctgcactCTGAtctctgccctgtccccagctctgggtCCCACAGCAGCATCACCGCAGCACCCAAGGCCAGAGCATCACAGGACCCTCAGTCCCACCAAGGCAATCCCAGGGCAAGTTTCACCATCACTCCCCTCTCTGTGTCTGCATAAGTTCCCAAAGTGACACTACAAGTCAGGGTGTCCAGCTTATTTGGTTTACTCCTGCtcatcccagggctgtgcccacagcactgccatgtCCCAGCTTCCTGGCTTTGCCTGTTGGCATTTGCCCAGAAATGTGTCTGGATGGCCCAGAGCATCAGATCACCCCCAAAGCACAGTGTGAGGACCTTGCCCTAGTTTATCCATGTATATATTGGCTTGCTTCCTTTACCCAGCCCTTGAGGGGAttttgataaaacaaaaatgaagattGGTGAGTTGTAGCCAAAGTCAGGAGCTTGTGACTGGCTGAGGGTGGCAGGCAGCTTGGTAGGGACAGTGACAGTGTCCTTTTGGGGCAGCTGGGACTCCATGCTCTGCTGCTGCGACTTTAGAGGCTCAGAAGTGTTCAGGTCAGGGTTTACTTGTTGCATTTTCCTCCTTGTTCTGCGTTTGGCATTTCTCTCTGGGTTGCTGCCCACTCTGCTAGGGCAGTTGCAGCAGAAGTTAtgcaggaaggaggggaaaaccCTGATCCAACTACCATCTGTGTTTAACCTGAGggccagaaaaaaattccacaggaaATCAGAGCGTCCTCActgccccagcctgggagaTCCTCTCCCCGCATGCTCCCAGACTGAAGGAGTTTCTGCTCCCTCTGGTGGCTCCAGcatctcctctcccagcacatcccagcatgGATTTGGGCTGCACCCATTGCTCCTGGGTCACAGCCTGTGGTGATGGGTCACAAACACTcccctgctggctcctgtctTCATCCCACCAGGGACCCCAAAATCTGAAACATCCCACTGCCTATTATACAGTGCCTGGAGGTAACATTGTGGCATCTTGcaatggttttggttggaaaggGGACCTCAAGTCATTCTaaccccctgtcatgggcagggacatcttctgCTAGACCTGTCCAAactggtcttgaacacttccagggatggaacattCACTTCCCAGCAATGTTTTCAGGACTAGCAGCACCTTACTGCAGTTTGCAGGGAAATTCCATCAAACGTTGGATTGAGTTCACTCCATCCTTGTCCTCAGGCAGGACCAGCCCAGGAACGTGAAGGCAGgtcaaatatttcattttgtgactttttggtttttctttagTGTTTTTGCACCATGCTGAGAGTATCACAGCCCACTCTGGACAGGGGATTCCACGACACAGAGCTGCACATcctttgggagcagcagcacttgcCAGTTtgggcagccaggagctgggtggGACGAGTCCCTGGTGAAGAGCGCCTGGGAGATGGATAGTAGGTTAGGTCTGGAGGTGTGCAGAGCCAAACAAGATGCCATAGTCCTCTGTAGATAGTTAAGACTAATCTTCCTTTCCATGAAACTCAGACACAGTCGCAGGatgacacagcacagcacatggAAACTGTGTGGGCAGAAAGCCCCACATGATGGGAAAGGCCACATAGGCAGCATGTCCAGGcaggaaaataaggaattcGGATGCCCTAAAACTGGCTAATGGGGTCTGAAGTGAGACATGGCTCCTGGATCTGAAGCAGCACAAGACTGGAGCTTCCAAAAAACAAGTTTGGGGTTTGTATTGATGTCTTATCCACAATACAGGCCTTTTTGTTACTGCATGAGGGTTGAAGGGCTTCTCCTAGTCCCCTTTGCTATTAACAAACCCTGGGGAGGGAACTGGATCCCAGGCAGATAGTGGTTCCCCACTGAGGAGGACAGCAGCATCCTTGAGGTCGGTGGGGCTGTGTGGAGAAGCAAAGAGGTgccaaaatttcttttaaagccaAGGAAATCTCCCAGGTCCTGAGGCAGAGTCTGTATCTCTACCTCATCCTCACAAAAACCGTCCCCTCTTGTGgacagctgccagccctgggacaaGTGCTGTCATCCCCATCTCCTATCATGAGCCTGTGGCTCTTGTACAGCTTTGTCCACATTGTCTGTAGCCTCCAGCACCTCCGAGACGTGGCTGCAGCTCTTGGCACCCACTAAAACTTGTATTCCACAGCTTGGTATTTCTGTGTCCTGGGTTGTCTTGACCCAGGGTTGTGTCATTACTGTCCCCAACCCCTGTCACCCAGTGGGAGAGAGCATCCCAGGGAAATTACTACAgcccttctctccctttttctcctaAGGTGTATTCCaagtgcctcagtttccccagctcTGACTGGGACCCTGGTATTGCAGAGGAACAAGAGGTTTATAAAACCCCTTTGAGAGACACCCACAGGCAGTTCTGATGTTTCAGGGAACACAGTCCCTGTGCAGATCCCAATCCCAGGATTTTCTCAGCACAGGATCAATTACTGAGGACACAGAGCGAAAAACCCCATACAGGTGAGAAGAAAATCAGGTTCAAATTATGTGACCCCAAGCTGAGCTTCCCTCCCTTTGAGATGTCCAGGTTGTTATCCAGACTGCTGGTTCCACCAGGTCCAGTTCCTGGCTGCATCTccttcagctcccagctctgcttcagtAGGGATATTCCCTCTCTGGTGAGGGAACTGAGAACCCACACTTTTGTATTAGTTCATATTTGCTCTATTTCTCTTTAAATCCTTGAACTGCAGCAGACGAGGTTTAGAACCAGCTGCCTTTCAAGAGTTAATAAAAGGAAGGAGTGAACAAGATTTAGTAAGGAATTAAAGCCATGCGGAAGAGCCTACGGGAAAGAGCCTGGTACGAGCCCTGGGGCTGCCGGTCACCAGTGCCGAGGGAGGACTCGCTGCCAGGGTTTATGAGCTCCTTGTTTAAGCCAGGAGAGTAAAAACCTCCTAAGGAGCTGGAGGCAAAGCGGGCGGGGACACTCCGAAGTGACGAGACAGCAGTTTCCTCTGGCCTCCCCAGTCACTATGTGTGTCATTCACCCAGGCTCATGATTCACCTCCTCGCCCGCTAAAAACCTCCAGCTATTACAGAGCGGCTGCCCATCCCTCCTGGTGGGGCTGACCCGAGCAGTCCCCCCAGCCCGGGGCTCACAGAAGATGGGACAGCTCTCCGTGACGCTCGGgatcctcctgctctgcactaCCGGCAGCGGGGGTAGGTTTACTCTGTCACTTCTGCCACTGCTTAAAGCTATTTAGTGAAGATGTTGCCAGTTACTTCTACAAATGCCAGAACTTCCTGCATTCCCAGGGTCTGTGATTTCTTGGGAAAAGCCGTCGGAGGGGGAGCTGGCAGCCTGAGCTGCACGTACGAAGCCCCGCTTAGGCTGGTTGGGCTTCGGCTGGGTCGGGTCCAGGAAGTTCTCAAGGTTGTTATAGGGTCAAGACATACTTTAGTGAGTTACTCTTACTCGATGTAGTGAGTTTATATCCTCtatctgctctgtgtttggCTCTGGCTACTGGTTTGTACTGAAGGACTGGGGTGTGACTTGGGCTTCATTctttagaaactgaaaattcagtggGAGAAATCGCTACAGGTAATCCCTCCCCATGTCTGTGCATTTTAAGGGCCAGGGAGGGGGCATTTATGTCAGTATGGCTGTCCGGTGTTATTTTTCTCATGTTATTTTGAtgcttttctttaagaaatCTGATTTCTGCCATCAGATGATCTTGGCatagtttgtatttttataaagttttcCAATGTCAGAAGtacagaaaagctgcaaaagtATTATCTCCTCCCCAGGTGTGTTCCTAGGGCTCAAAGGAAATCTTGAAACTCCAATATGGTGATTACAATCACATTGTTTTCAAGGCCATACTCAGGGTTTGGGGCAACATTGTTCTGTCTAAAGAATTTCAGATTGGTGAATTCCCAGGAACAGCCTGAGGCTCCGATCTGCTGCCAGATGGAGCTGTCGTCAGTACAGGACATGGGATAGCCCCTGCAAGAGTGTGAGTTCATAGAGCTGCAGTCTGGGGCTGTGCATGTGATATCTCTGATGCTCAGTTTGGGGCATTCCATTCCCAGGAAGATGCTGGCAGGAAGGGAGAGGCTCCAGGGAAGAAACACCCCCAGAATGGTAGGGTGGGGATCAGCCAAGAAAGCTAAGATACTTATCACTTAGTCAAACAGAAGGGCTGGACAGGATGTGGTTTGTACCTTTATCAAGTTTCCTCAAATGTCTTTATCAGGTTTCCTTTGTGCTCATTCTTGCTCAAATTGGCAGAGGGGGAAAACAAAGTGTGTGGCAGCTCCTACACCACACAGAGGTTACTCCAAGTGCAGACTGGGACCAAGTAATTTTCTCCAGTCAGGACAGGGTGATGCTGAGCCACAGATGTGTGGGGTGTTTCAAGTACATCACTTCCCTAAATTCAATCCCAGGCTGGACGGAGCtcggagcagcctggtctagtggaagatgttcctgctcctgacagggagtggaactggatgggctttaaggtcacttccaacccaaaccagtctgagGTTCCCTACTTACACCTCTCTCAgggccacagctctgcccagccccaggtggGTAGTTCCCATCATCCTTCCCAGTTTACCTTTCATTTCCCTGTATTTCAGGAttgcttttttccaaaagtTGGAGTCTTTAGGATCCGCTGATTGGTGAAAGTAGCTGCTACCatagtttaaaaatgcagattttgtaCTTGGGTTTATTAGCTTTTATGGCTaggaaaaaaagctccaaaaataatgataataaaaaaaaaagtcactaaaaaatacagaatttattaGTATAGGCTGTACTGGGACGGTGTTGACCTGCTCACAGCCATGCAGTGTCCGAATCTCGGAAGGACTGCCAGGCACTCACAGGGCCAAAACCTGAGGGGAGtccagctgcagcatcctccCCATCTTTCACATCCTCCATATCCTCCACTTCCACCTGTCTGTGCTTTTGTTCTGACATCCTCGCAAGATCCCTGCTCTAACAAAACCCTCCCAAcactgcatccctgcatccagGCATGCAACCAGTGCTGAGAAtgccaaaaaagaaatattcccCCATGGTGGGGGTGAGCAGTtgcctgctcacagcaggaCCAGACTAATGTTTGGATGGTCATAACTGCCCAGgtcctgctccatccagcccCATGGAAGTGCAGCCAAGAATGGCCCTGTACAGTGCTGGAGATTGgttccagggaagggaagggtcCTCCATCCCCAGGAAAGTGTCTTGGTCATGGAATGATGGACACCACAGGGACCACAGGGCTGTGTGAGTCTGGGGGCAGATACAGACCTCCAGGGATGCCCTAGACAAAGCCACAAGCAATGGCACAGTGACATGATGTGACATCAGACCTCAGGGGAGCCTTGGAAATGGCAGCATCCCTCCCACAGGGACTTCCCAGCTGTAGCCCCACATGAGCCCATGTGTAGCTCCCCAGCTATGACACTGCTCTGCCTGCGTCTGTGGCCTTTGTCACAAAATCCACCAGAATATTGGATTTACATCCCCAGCAAAGAGAGGGGACATCAGATAAAGGACACCTGGGCTTTGGGGTGGCagcagaaggagaggaaaggaaggtgCCAGGGTCCAGAGGCTGCACACAGGCAGGAGGTAATTTGTACCAAATGGTGAACAACAGATGAGCTCCTGGCGTTCCTTAGCTCCAGGATTAGATTTCATGGCATGAGAAGACACCCTTGGGCTCTACCAGCAGACATGGTCCTGGAATCCTCCACATGGAGTTTCAGTGGAACCTGGTCTCATTGAGACCAGGGTTAACACTGCACAGGGGGAAATGAGGCAGGGAGTGGCTATGGGACTGGGTCAAGTCACAGGGAAAACCTGTTTGAGGCAGGATTTGGACTGATGAGTCTCATGTCCCAGAACCCTCATGGAACCCTTGTTAGCTTTGCCCTTCCCCAGCAAGGCgggtgctggggcagagccaggtGACTAAACCAGATAAAACCCACCATGAGGGGACAAACCCCACACTGGCATTAAACAGGAGCCTGGACAAGAAGTGTTGCTGGTGGCACTTGGTGCTGTAACtctggctgagcagagctgagcaacCACAGTTGTGAGCCAGCAGCTAGACACGGCCACTACATGAGGGATGTGAGAGTGGAAATAAGGGATACTCCTGGCATTATGGCAGGTGGGTATTTGGcacctctccccatccctgagcaAAGGCCTGTCATCCTGCTCCAGGCATCAAAGCACCAGGGCTCCCCGCGGATCTGCAGATTTGGAAGCTGTTTCCATGTTCAGGCAAGTTGCCCTGGGGTTGGTAGCTCTGAGCTACCAGGTAGCTTAATCCAGAGCAtctggagctgccagggctgtctCCATCCTTGAGGGCTCTCTGGGCAGTGCTTCCCTGCTTCCGagagggctgagctgctctcagctgcatGGCACAACACAAATCCATGGCACGAGCTCTGGCTGCAAACACTGGCACTTCGCACGGCAGGAGGGATTTCACATGGATGCAGCAGGAGCCAGTGAGAGATGTAGGAAGTGTTGTCGCTGCTTGCAGAGAGGCCTTTGCCTTCCCTCTTCCTAGCCCTGTCTACCCAAGGATTAGTACTGCTGCTGGCACATTGCTGAGGTGCAGGAAGCACTGGAGACCAACCTGTCACTCTTTTGGACAAAATTACAATTCAAATCTGTCCTCATCCTCACACAGAGCTGGGTATTTTAGGGTATGATGAGAGCTCTGGGCATGGGTGCCACCCGAAAGCTGATGCTAAGTAAGGTGCTTGGGCTCAGCCTGTAGTTTAGTCTGGGGTAAGTGGGAACTGCAGGTGTCAGAGGTGCGatggggacaccctggggcGCATTCCCAAGCAGCCGCTGGTCCCTGGGACAGGAACAGCCTGTGACACCACCctcaaacagacaaaaatacacacacaggTATGAACACGTGTGTACACTCCCTGGCTACGTGCCAGCAGGCAGGAGTGCACGGTACTGTGGTTGTGGTTCTGCTCAAAGATTTTATGATGTTGTTTCAccatttcctctttctgctttgtgttgcatttcctgcagttgtgggacactgctgggacagccctgggtAGCCATGGGGGCacacagggcagaggggaggcCCTAGTGCCTGcccactgctccctgctggcatcccccaggctccccaggcTGCAGTGTGTCCCAGACAAGTGGGCACTTGGCTGCAGTTTTCTCTGTCTGGGGAATCCTAAAACTGCTGAAATGCTTGTGTCCAGGAGGGAGGAGGCACAGGAAGCCAAGGGTGACACCGCGGCAGTGATGTCCCAGCCACTTGTCACACCAGCTGTTGACAGCAGGAACCACAGGGCCAGCCACTCTGCTCAGTGTCAGAGGACCTCCTCCTGGCCCCCACTCCACAGGCATTTTGTGGCCCTTTAATTCCCCCACTATGGGCTCACTGGCCTCTGACCTTCAGGAATAATAACAACGTGTCTCCCAGAGTCCCCACGGCCACAGACAGAGCCCAACCTTTGCCTGGGACATTGgtgccagccaccaccagcACATTTCTGGACTTGTACCCTTTCactcccctcctttccctggatTTGAAGGCAAGCCAAGATCAGCCACTGGGTTTAGTGTCTGCTCAAGGTGGCACCAACCACCCCAGGTTGAAGTGGTGGGAAGAGGCAGACAGtacctggcagggctgtgcgTACCACACTGTATGCCTGGGAATTCACCTTTTCCACTCCTGCTGCCCCAAAGTGTCTGCACAATGATAGATGAaccctctgccagcactgggggCTTCACTCCAACACCCATGTGATGCTGCAGGGGCAAGAGGACACTCTGAGGAGCTTGCAGGTAGGGAATAATCTTCAGCTCATACCAGGCTGGGGAGAGCAAGGAGACAACATCCAGGGTTTGCGGGTGGAAAAAGGAATAGAGGAGGGCTTTGGTGGGGCTCTGGCTGCTCAGAAGCTGGTGGCTGAGCATACATGTGAGTTTGGGTTCTGTGGGCTCTAAATGCTCTGGTTTGCTGTTTCAGGGGGCAACATCTGCACCACCCGTGGGGTGAACTCCTGCAAGCAGTGCTTGGCTGTCAGTCCCCTCTGCACCTGGTGCTCTGCTGAGGTAAGAGCTGGGGGCTGAGGTACATCCCTGAGAAGGGCAGGGGATGTAAAAGAAGGGAAGAACCTTTGGGATGAGTCTAGGTTAAAGCCACAAGCTCAGTCTCCATCTGTTCCCACCATATCTAAACAGATTCTTTGGTGGCACCTGGCTCAGACCTCAGCTCAAAACACTTGTCCGGTGGGCACTGCTTCTGC contains these protein-coding regions:
- the RPRML gene encoding reprimo-like protein, which produces MNGSFFNHTLLEQAADPNRTQGLGMLMACCNGTSTVLVTDGGSLVLAPDERSLFITRVVQIAVLCILSLTVMFGIFFLGCNLLIKSESMINFLVKDRRPSKDVGAAIMGLY